Proteins from one Coleofasciculus chthonoplastes PCC 7420 genomic window:
- a CDS encoding DUF1995 family protein produces the protein MAELPQTLDEAIAQAREATQAALNDGYTRLQVELVFPEIALQAQSIAWQFTPIFEQYGSGLKVLFPDAGAAALARRDWGETPFKVTDIGTSRSPVESRIQPEDEAFLIVSPSAVEVSQVEKLCNLAGDRPCVLLTPQLEDLKVVGIGYAARQLRERFLSTLTSCYYVQPLDGAALLRVYPGLWQIWLEKENAYQLIAEEPQKPVGDALELIIAKVTGSGDSEDTPAAKKPGFLSTLQSFLDALSR, from the coding sequence ATGGCTGAACTTCCTCAAACGTTAGACGAAGCGATCGCTCAAGCTCGCGAAGCGACACAAGCCGCCCTCAATGATGGATACACTCGCCTGCAAGTCGAGTTAGTGTTTCCAGAGATTGCCCTGCAAGCCCAATCCATTGCATGGCAATTTACCCCGATCTTTGAACAGTATGGTTCGGGGCTAAAGGTTCTCTTCCCTGATGCTGGGGCGGCGGCACTTGCCCGTCGAGACTGGGGAGAAACACCGTTCAAAGTGACAGACATTGGCACAAGTCGCTCCCCTGTCGAAAGTAGGATTCAGCCAGAGGATGAGGCGTTTTTGATTGTTTCCCCTTCGGCGGTGGAAGTGAGTCAAGTGGAAAAACTCTGCAATTTGGCAGGCGATCGCCCCTGTGTCTTACTCACGCCTCAGCTTGAAGATCTGAAAGTGGTGGGTATTGGCTACGCCGCCCGTCAACTCCGTGAACGGTTTCTCAGTACCCTAACCTCTTGTTACTACGTCCAACCTCTGGATGGAGCGGCTCTACTTCGGGTTTATCCGGGACTATGGCAGATCTGGCTGGAAAAGGAAAATGCCTATCAGCTTATTGCTGAAGAACCGCAAAAACCTGTAGGAGATGCCTTAGAACTGATTATTGCTAAAGTAACGGGTAGCGGTGACTCAGAAGATACACCTGCTGCAAAAAAACCAGGGTTTCTCTCTACGCTACAGAGCTTTTTAGACGCATTGAGTCGTTAA